In Ensifer canadensis, a genomic segment contains:
- a CDS encoding ABC transporter ATP-binding protein encodes MALETTTMTKDPILSVEHLSMRFGGLMAINDFSFEAYRGDITALIGPNGAGKTTVFNCITGFYKPTMGMITMKQKSGKEYLLERLPDFEITKHAKVARTFQNIRMFSGLTVLENLLVAQHNKLMQASGYTFLGLLGFPAYKQASKESIEFARHWLEKASLVDRADDPAGDLPYGAQRRLEIARAMCTGPELLCLDEPAAGLNPRESLALNELLQGIRGETGTSILLIEHDMSVVMEISDHVVVLEYGQKISDGNPDFVKNDPRVIAAYLGVEDEEVEEVIEEIEEIEGGQGGSKP; translated from the coding sequence ATGGCCCTCGAGACAACGACAATGACAAAAGATCCCATTCTCTCGGTTGAGCACCTGTCGATGCGCTTCGGCGGTCTCATGGCCATCAACGACTTCTCCTTCGAAGCCTATCGCGGTGACATCACCGCGCTGATCGGCCCGAACGGAGCCGGCAAGACCACGGTGTTCAACTGCATCACCGGCTTCTACAAGCCGACCATGGGCATGATCACCATGAAGCAGAAGTCCGGTAAGGAATATCTGCTGGAGCGCCTGCCGGATTTCGAGATCACCAAGCACGCCAAGGTCGCGCGCACCTTCCAGAACATCCGGATGTTCTCCGGCCTGACGGTGCTGGAAAACCTGCTGGTCGCACAGCACAACAAGCTGATGCAGGCGTCGGGCTATACCTTCCTCGGACTGCTCGGCTTTCCCGCCTACAAGCAGGCCTCGAAAGAATCGATCGAATTTGCCCGCCATTGGCTGGAAAAGGCGTCGCTGGTCGATCGTGCCGACGACCCGGCCGGCGATCTGCCCTATGGCGCCCAGCGGCGGCTCGAAATCGCCCGCGCCATGTGCACCGGACCGGAACTCCTATGCCTTGACGAGCCGGCAGCCGGTCTCAATCCGCGTGAATCGCTGGCGCTCAACGAGTTGCTGCAGGGTATCCGCGGCGAAACCGGCACCTCGATCCTGTTGATCGAGCACGACATGTCGGTGGTGATGGAGATTTCCGACCACGTGGTCGTTTTGGAATACGGTCAGAAGATTTCCGACGGCAACCCGGATTTCGTGAAGAACGATCCGAGGGTCATTGCGGCCTATCTGGGTGTCGAGGATGAAGAGGTCGAAGAGGTGATCGAAGAAATCGAGGAAATCGAAGGCGGACAGGGAGGATCCAAGCCATGA